A genomic segment from Polyangium mundeleinium encodes:
- a CDS encoding cytochrome c3 family protein: MVATKHLALVFALALSGVAAACGGGSTPPPDTANDPKTDGTSTDKPADPGGATDAKPEGGDAKPGDAKPADTGTGGTAATPPAAAGKPSTNLRQSQMLEDIKKIGLAPDKLQDLPKIGLAQKKKLMPLFQKALGYKDCNGCHVEGDFKAETRKIKITRGMWKNFVVALRDEKGGAVFCDTCHDGNEHNLNHSDKKALETFMDEQYEDKLTRADKKDMECGTCHGDPFEGDIITKVWGIAKK; this comes from the coding sequence ATGGTAGCCACGAAGCACCTCGCCCTCGTTTTTGCTCTCGCCCTGTCGGGCGTCGCCGCGGCCTGCGGCGGCGGTTCGACGCCTCCGCCCGACACCGCCAACGATCCGAAGACGGACGGGACCTCGACCGACAAGCCCGCCGATCCGGGCGGCGCCACCGACGCGAAGCCCGAAGGCGGCGACGCGAAGCCCGGCGACGCGAAGCCCGCGGACACGGGCACGGGCGGGACGGCCGCGACGCCGCCGGCCGCAGCGGGCAAACCGTCGACGAACCTCCGGCAGAGCCAGATGCTCGAGGACATCAAGAAGATCGGCCTCGCCCCGGACAAGCTCCAGGACCTGCCGAAGATCGGCCTCGCGCAGAAGAAGAAGCTGATGCCGCTCTTCCAGAAGGCGCTCGGCTACAAGGACTGCAACGGCTGCCACGTCGAGGGCGACTTCAAGGCCGAGACGCGCAAGATCAAGATCACGCGCGGCATGTGGAAGAACTTCGTCGTCGCGCTCCGCGACGAGAAGGGCGGCGCGGTCTTCTGCGACACGTGCCACGACGGCAACGAGCACAACCTCAATCACTCTGACAAGAAGGCGCTCGAGACCTTCATGGACGAGCAGTACGAGGACAAGCTCACGCGCGCCGACAAGAAGGACATGGAGTGCGGCACGTGCCACGGTGACCCCTTCGAGGGCGACATCATCACGAAGGTCTGGGGCATCGCGAAGAAGTAG